The nucleotide window TATGTTCATCCTCTGTTATGGGCAACCAACGCTTGGAAGTTATAGGCGTTCGTCAACAAGCAGAAGTAATGTATCTCAAAGCCCTTGGTTGCATCACGGAAATGATTAATTGGAAGCTACGAGTCTTTATTCCCATGAATGATAAAGCAACAGGAATTATCGAGAAAATACGCTCTTTAGCCTAAGTTTGAAGGCAGGGGGAGAATAGCTCTCCCTGTTTTTAGGGCTATGGCTATTATTTCCCAAAAAATTGTACTATACAATTTTTTATTGCCGCTTGCGTTCCCTATCTATCCGTCTTTCTAGTGAACGATATATATTTCTTGCCCAAGTAGACATTTCTGGTACTTGATGATCAAACCATGTTTCTAGGGGGATTAAATATTTTTCAAGATATGGAATGATAGAGTCCTCGTAAAAACTAGGGAAAAATTGCTCTTGTATAGCTTCTCGAAATTCTCGAACAGCACCAAACTCATAAGTCAAATTTTCTAAAGCTGGATGCCACGCACTATCTCCTGTTGTGTTTGTATTAAGTATCGGATAAAAAAGGCATAAAAACGGTGAACGAATTTCTGGATTAACTTTAGCCCATTCTCTACATTCAGCGTCAAGAATATCAAAGAATAAGCTTTCTTGGTTGTAAGACTCTCCATCTAATGGATATCGTAGAGTTCCAATAATATTTTTTAAGCAATAAATTTCTAATGGAGTTGCAATCTCGAAGAAATGTGATAAATTTTTCCACAGTACCTTTGGATTTTCTTTAACTAAAAGTTTAAAAATATTGGCTAAATTACTGTCTAATTCCAAGAAAATGTTATTATATTTAATTTGGCATAGTTTGATAATTTGTTGACTAAGCTCACTTGCAAATTCATCATTAAAACTATAATAATTTTGGATTAAAAGAATAACTTGCTCGAATGAATTTGCATCAGTCGGAATTGATTTTAGTGTTTCAAAAAGTTTGTTTGAAGTAGTTATTTGTTTAATCCGTTCGGCAATTCTCTTGTCAAGATTGTCTCTGTCATATTGGTAAAATGAAATAATTTCAAGAGATATCCACATCCCTTCTGCTCCGTGATTAAAAGCTAGTTCATCAATTAAAGGAAGGATCTCTTCAGCACTAAAGTGATCTAATCCCTTTCCGTATGAGAAATAGGCGCACTCCGTGACAGGTATACTACCTTGTTTTATACCCTGAACAATTTCATTTAGTCTCTCAACAGATATGTGAACGGCTCTGTATATATTTCCCATCTGATCCTTTAGAGCCTCTGATTTAGAAGCAATTTGAATACACTGAGTTGCTGATTCAGGGTTTTTCTTATCAATACCAGAAATTAGTCCCCGGAGAAACTGTACACCCTTACGATTAGTAGATGCCTCAAACTCTTTGACGGCAAATTGAAACGCTTCTATCGGGTTTTCTAATCTCATTGCTAACTCATAAGTAAACGGAGACACATTGTTTAATTCTTCTCTAACCATTGTTTGAATAGCACGATATGTAAGTTCTTGATCTCCCGCGATTACAGCAGCAATTTCCTTGGCTTTTCTAGACGAATATTCAAAATCTTCCCTGGAGCGATCATCTCTTTCATGATTCAAATCGGGATTCCGAAGATGTGATGACCAAAATTTAGTATAAAGAAGCGCTTGCTGAATTGGATCAGTTGGGATAAGACTGTCATAAAAATCTCTAACTTTTTTGGCGAAGTCTTCTTTGGCGAAGTCTTCTGGTGCTTTCTTGCGATCAAAATAAAGCCAATCTCCAACTCCTTTAATAGCCTCAAGCCAAATTCCTTTTTCTTGGCTAATATCTTTGACAATGTTTTCAATATCGCCGAATAGATTTTCGCCAAGTAATGAGCGAATATGAGAAGCCAGAATTTTTTCACATTGCTCTGCAAATTGTTTCGACTCAGCGCGGATATTTGTGAGCCTTTGAAGACCATTTCTGAGAAAATCAAAAACTTCATCCCAGGTTTTGGGTGTCCACTCTTTTAGAGGTGGTTGATTACCAATTTGATTAGAGATGCCTGATGCAGAAGAACGATTCCATTTAAGGACTTTTTCTAGTGCTTTAATACAAAGAGATATGACCCTTTCGTCACCGGATGATAGTCCTTGATCAAGGATTGCAAACCTTTCAGAAGGGTTGGCTTCTGTTTGACTGAGATGCAATTGAAAAAGTTGCTTAAATCGACGGTTAGCACTGTTTACATATATTTCATCATTGTTAATCGCAGCTAATCTCATAAGTAGCGGTGCTGCTCTATGAAATGATCTTTTTCGAGAAACAAGTATTGATAAAACTTGCACAAAATCTTGTTTTATCGTTACTGCTTCCTCCAATTCATCTATAGATAAGTCTTTATATACATATTCAATCACGTCGGTAACGCCATCAGGATCAATATGGACTATAGCCTTAAGACATTGCAAACCAATTTTTTTCAAGCCTTCTAATGAACTGCACCATCCATTTTTTGCTAAAAGTCGTTCAGCAACTTTAGCGGCTGTTAGTGAAGCATCAAAATAACGCCATTGACTTAAAAAAGACTCGCGTAATTCTGGAGAAGCATTTTCTATGAAGTTGAGAATAGTTTTTACCCGCAATAAATCCAGCCTTCTTGCTCCAAGAAAAGCAGCTATGGGGAGAGGTTGGGCGATAAAATAACAATAACGATAATCTACAAGATCTTGTTTTGCAGCATAAGCCAAATGTTCATACATTTCATCACCAGTTTGTCTGGCTAAATGTTCAGCAACAAAATCAATTTCATCACTGACATTTTCATCAGCACCTAGTCGATTGAATAATGAAAGACACTCGATCGCTCGAACTTGTTCGGGTCGATTTATGCCACAACCTACGAGAATGCGCTCTACAACATCTTCGACAGATTTTAGAATTGGTAATCCTTCTGAATAGTTATCTGTTGCTAGTACCGCAATGCGTGGATAACCAGCACTGAGTTTTTTAATAAAATTGATATCTAAGTAATCGGCTTTTGGGTATCGCTGTTGAATTATGCCCTCAATAAGAGTGTCATCAGCAGGCTCAACAAAGATATTGAGACAGTTATCTTTTTCAATAGGTTGGTTATCATTGCCAATGGTTAGAATTCTAAGATTACTACTTTCAGTTGTTATAATTTCAGAAAGCTTAATAGCAGTTTTACGTGGACATTCATCTACAATCATAAGAGCAGATTTTCCGGCCTCCGAACAACTCTGAGCTATTGGAAAAATCTGATTACCAATGTCCCTAAAATCACAATAAATTGCAGATGTTGCCAATGCAGTCTTTGCTGTGCTGGTTTCATCTCTGAAAACCTCGTACACGAAGCGAGTTTTTCCGACACCTGATGAACCAAGCACTCTAATAGATTTTTTAGAATCAGCTAGGTAGTCTGTGATGCGTTCTTTTATTTTCTCAAAAGTAAGTGAATCTTCTCTTTTATTTTCAAGTAAAAAGCGATTTGCTGTATCTTCCACTGGTGGGATTGAGGAAATATCAGTTTTTTTACCCAATGTTTCAATTGTTTCAAAACTTCTTAAATTAAGTCCAGACTGCCTTTCATTAAGCCAAAGAGCGATCGCTGGGTGTTGTGATACCCAATCAGTAATTTTATTGGCATCATAAATATCTATAGCTTTCAATTGATTAAGATCACCGCCAGCCTCTTGAATACCTTGTTTGATCCCTTTAATTCGTTCATTGTACTTATCGCCAATCAACACAGCAGTGGTAAATCCTATGTAAGAGGCATTTTCATTAATAGCATTTTTTACTGCTTTATTAAGTTCCCGCCATTTAGCATCTTTTTTTTGAGTAGGTTTTGTCCAAACTTCTTTCTTCCAACCTGCCGGCCCTAGATTAGTAGCTTTTGCCTGAAATATACACAATCTAGAGGGTAAATAATCTGTCTGTTCAATTCCCCCTACCCATGAAATTCTTGCATCTTCTCCTCCATCGGCAATAGTAATCTGAGGGGGTACTGAAACTCCTCTCAGACCCGTACCATAGCGTTGAGCTTCGGCGTGTAGCAATTTATACAGCAATTCAACAAGTTGTTTGCTATCCAAGCTTTCAATCTGAGATGGAGAAATATCAAAAATCATGTAAGCACTTGTCCATTTGTCAATTATTTAAGGTGAAATTATCAGGCTGTTCATTTTTAATATAGCCAAGGGTGAAAACTCAAGTTTTCTAACAATAATACTACTGTCAGAAGAAGCAAAATATCAGAGAGAGTACAAGCATTGGACTAATTTACGAGTAGCCAGCTTGAAGAAACATAAGCTAAGTTATATCAAAATTATAAATCATACATAATTTATTTTTTACCTATTACAGATTTTTGAAATAACTTTTCCTAAAACTGGTCGGCTCGTGGCACTCTTCATATTGCCTAACGGCTATTGAATCAAAACTCATTGAGATTAAGGTAAACAATATGAGAAAAATGACTCGACATGAAGAAAAAGCGCGTCAAGAGTTTATTGACGGACAGACCGATGCGATCAATTCTATTCCCCCTCAATCGGAAAAATACTATTATCAAATGGGGTGGGAAGATGCAAATTATGAAATGTCTTTAGGGCTAATTAATTGCTACTTCAATAAAGAAACACAAAAACTAGAACCTACCCGAATTTAGACTTCATTAATCAATATATTTGGCAGTAAATGACCTTGTTCAAAAGAGTTACTTACTGCTTTTTTTTGTCTTTTGTAAATCTTCACTGATGAACAATAATCGCATCACGGGTCAATCTAATATAATAACGCTCCTCAAACAAAGTAATCAGCCTAGAAACATAATTAGTAAATATAATTTTAATTTCACTATTTTTCATCTTTTTTTACTAGAAAAAAGCAATTTTATGAATACTTTTAATCTGACTCAAACGGGCTGCAAAAAGTAAAACAGCTTGAATATCTTCTAGTTCTAAATCTTTATAATCGCTTAAGATTTCTTCGGTTGTCATACTCGAACTGAGGAGTTCTAGAATAAATTCAACAGGATACCTTAAGCCCCGAATACAGGGTTTGCCATGACAAATATCAGGATTGTGAGTAATATGTTTTAAGAGTTCATGATTCATAGTTTTTTCCCTTATTTATTTTTTATTTTCCTAATCTAATCTTAAGTTCTCTCATTCAAATTAGACAAAAACTATTTGCTAAAATTTAAAATTTAGTCATCTTTCAAATGAGACTTGATTTGAACGCTCAACAGCAGCAGATTGAACATAACGAACGTATTCCTTCGCTTGATTTACATACTCATCCCAACTCAGAGCATTAGGGACGCTTGCCCTCCATTGCCTCACTTGGTCGCTCTGGCTTAAGATAGTCGCTACCTCATGGGAGTCACCCGTATCAGCATAAGCTAGTCTTGCCACCTCAACATCAATTAAATGACGAGAAACTCCTACTAAAGATGAATTACGTAAAATATCAGACGTATAAGCTTCATATTGTTGCCGATAAACGCCGCGTTTAGCTTCCATTTGTTGTTCAAGCTCTCGTTGCTGCCAAGGATAGAGAACTGTTTCCGGCTTAACTATTATTTGCGCTGTGGTTGAGGGGGTATTGGAGAGTCGGGCAACCAAAGTCAAGCCCTTAGCGCTTAAAAGGTTACGTTCTTTTAACTTGATTTCGCTCTCTTTATCCAAAACCCCCAAAGCATTACCATCAAGGGTAACTAGGGGAATTGCACGTCTTTGACCATTATTTACCAGCGCAATGTTGATTTTTGCCTCTTCTCCCTGCCAGGAATGTTCCCGATAAGCAAAGTTCTTAATCTGTCCTATCTTAAGAGTATTTCCTTTAGGGGTAGTAGCTATCACCCCCGAACTCGGTTCAGCTAAAATAGAGGCTTTAAATTTCGTCCCGATAGCCATAGCCGGAGATTCATTTGTTAGAGGGGCTAAGACTTTGTTTTCAACCTTAATGACTCGCTTTTCCTCTAATTGCCCCGATTTATCAGGGATAGAATGGAGTGCAATCTCACAGTCAGCCTCTTCCCCTCGCCATTGTTTATTTCCATATTCGTTAGTGGGAAAATGCAAACCCACCACTTTTAACTCAGTAAATTGTAGTTTGGAAAGCTGTTGGATGACTTCATCGGGGAACAATTTAAAGGCAAGTAGAGCCTTTTTGGTTTGATATTCGTCACGAGTATGAGCATTGTGCCACAGAGCCGCCGCTAATTCTCTCCTTTCGTTAATAGGATGTTGTTGACGAACCATGTCCACATATTCATCGAGTTGTTTATAAATTCCCTCAATCCTCCCGTCAGTGATGCCGGGTCGAGTGATGGCTGATGCTTGTATCAATGTTCTACCTGCTTTGAGATTATGTTGTTCTACCGATGATAATGCGATCGCCCCCACTGGTTGCTGGACTGATTGCCCATCTATATTGAGGGTTGCCACTGCCAAAAGAGTATTCGGAATCTCGCGGTCAATCTGGTTATGAACTAGCTTTAAATCAAGGGTCAATGGCTTATCTGTAGCCAATAAACCCGATTCTAATCCTCCAAACCGCTCTAGGCGAGTTAGATAAATTTTCTTGTGACTGGTGGCTGATGTGACCTCGATGTGGGGTTCTATCAGTTCAGGATGCTCACTTTTGAGGTCAGTGAGGGTTCTTGCCCTTTTTAAATAATCATTATAGGTTTCCTTAATTTCTCCGGCAATGCCAGTCAGGGTAGGATTTTCAACAGAGGGAAAAAAATCCCTAAATTGATGAACCGGTCGAGCTATTAAGGGACTTTCGCTCCATTTCTCATTAGCTACCCCAATCATACGGTCAATGGGGCTGTAATTTCGACTTTCTAACGGGTGAGTGCGATAAACTTGAGGATTACGGCTCTTATCTCTACCGGAGAGCCAAGCGACAGGTTGATAACCGCCAATGACCCGACAGGTATTTAAGATAGCTGTATTTGGTCGGTTGGCACTCTTGGGGCCATCAACCGCTACCTGAAGCTCGTTTGACAAATCGCCAACAATCTTGTATTGGATGTCTCTCATCTGTTGAAGGGCTGTCTCAATTTGTGAACCAGAAAGGTTGTCAGGTAAATTAGCTATTTCTTTGATAGTTTGTTTATATTGTTGGGGAATAGAAAAATTGTTGTTCCTATTGCTATCTTTGGCTAAAATTCCCCCATAATACTTATACCAATTCTCTATGAAGTTGCACTTAATAATGCCGAGGTAATGTAATCCCATCCACAAAGAGATGCGATCGCGTCGGGCGAGATGGACTCAAGAACTTGTTTTAATTTTTGTCTTAATTCATCTAAAGAAGTACATTGTTCCCAAGATAATTGTGCTTTGATATATTCCCATAAACGTTCAATCGGATTAAGCTCAGGACTATGAGGTGGCTGAAAAATTGGGATAATATTATCAGGCCATTTCAATGACAAAGACTTGTGAAAACTACCATTGTCCATTTGAATTAGATTCAACTCGTTGGAATAAGTTGTAGAAAAAACATCTAAAAATTTTTGAAAACATTGAGCATCCAGACGGGAAAATTCCCAATAAAAGCTTTCACCAGTTACTGGTTCAACAAGACCATATAAATAAAAACTTTTTCGCTGCCAGCTAACTTGACCTTGAGGTTTAACTCCTTTGAGAGTGATAATGCGGCAAGTCATTGTTTTTAAACCTAAACGACTTTCATCCTCACACCAATACCTTACTGGCTGCCCTGTCCCCAAATGACGAAGTAATATTTCAATTATCTGTGGCAAGTTTTTTTAAAAGCTTCTTGAGCTTCAGGTTTAGCTTTTATGCTGCTAGGACGAGGGACTTTTAATTTGGCATTAAGCTTGTAGCGCACGATTTTATGTACAGTTTTATACGCAACTACAATTCTAAACTCTTGATTAAGCCATTGTTGAATTCAGTTGTCCATGATGCTCCAAATCGGTTTTAAGCAGGTCATAGAATACCCTTTCTTGAGTTTGAATGTTTTCGGCATCTTCTTTGTTTAAAGCATCTAACGGTGATAAATCGAAATCTTTTAGATCTTCTTCTTCGATCGTAATCGTTCGTGCTTGATAAGTTTGAACGAAATGTTTGGCCAGGGCGTGTAAATCTGACTGAGCGTTAGCTAGGCGATCGGCTAAGGTTTCTATAATCGGAACAATATCAGTTTGGACTCCTTTGGGATAGTTAACTAAAACTTGTGTCCCTAAACTTTGTTTTCCATAGGAGGCGATCGCTTTGACTCCTATACCCAAATCCAGAAGATACTCCCCTGGTTTGATGCTATCTGCTCCCTTTCGCCCTTTAAAGGAGCTAGTTGGAAGGATCAGATCATAGCCGGTTTTTACCTTCCCCTGAAGTTGGAGGACACCACTGGTCAAAGTTTCCAGTCTGGGGTCAGGAGCTAATGTCCCCTTGGCAATGCGATAGACATCACAGCCGTCTTGAGGACGAATACCCAAGCGAAATTGTATTGGGGCATTTTTTGAGCCGGTTAATTCTTCGGCTAATAAGAGACTCATTTTACCATGACAATCTCCTACCAACTTTTTAGCCACCTGGGGTAACAAGATTCCATTATTTTCTCCTGTGCTATCATCAATGATGAGGACTCTAGCTCGTTTAATTTCAGAAAACTTCTGACAAGGGGTAAAAGGTAAACTTCCATAGGCTGCCCCATCGGAGGCATTGGGATAAAGCAGATCTCGCACGGGACGCTCAGAAAAATACATCCGCTTACCCGAAGCGAATTGTAGTGACATTCCTTTGTATGCCCGTAAATCTTCAGCTTTGACTGTATCGGGATTAATTTCCCCTAACGCGAATTTAGTATCGGGAAATAAGTATTCGGCAAGGCAATTTTTGAGCGGTTCTGATACTTCTAAGTCTTGCCTGAGTTTAGTGTCGAAATGAGTGAGGTACAGTGTCATGAGCGATGCCACTCCCGACTGATCAGGTTTAAAAAACGTTATTCTAAGGAGTTAATAGGTAAAATATGAAAGCTGGTGCAATTTTTGAGTCAATTTTAGAGAGAAGCCTCTACGAGCCAGACGGGACAATTAAACCGCACTTCCGAGAGTTCTTAAGAAAACAAGGAAGAACTGAGGAAGAAATTGCTCAACATCAACGCTATATGCAGCAGGAAATTGAAGACAGAAAGCTATTTGCTCCGCAAAATCGACCCGGTTCTAGCTTGCGAGACAAAATAATCGCTCGTGCCGGTCTAGATACCGAAGAACTACTATCGCAAGGCTACATAGCCGTCGAAGACCTTGAAACCGAGCAAGACCTCGATTCCTTTGATTGGGAAGATTTACTTTGAGATAAAGCTTTTTTATTCGGCTATTTCTTCTTCTTGTGTTCTTTTA belongs to Gloeothece citriformis PCC 7424 and includes:
- a CDS encoding DUF433 domain-containing protein, translated to MNHELLKHITHNPDICHGKPCIRGLRYPVEFILELLSSSMTTEEILSDYKDLELEDIQAVLLFAARLSQIKSIHKIAFF
- a CDS encoding IS630 family transposase, with protein sequence MPQIIEILLRHLGTGQPVRYWCEDESRLGLKTMTCRIITLKGVKPQGQVSWQRKSFYLYGLVEPVTGESFYWEFSRLDAQCFQKFLDVFSTTYSNELNLIQMDNGSFHKSLSLKWPDNIIPIFQPPHSPELNPIERLWEYIKAQLSWEQCTSLDELRQKLKQVLESISPDAIASLCGWDYITSALLSATS
- a CDS encoding winged helix-turn-helix domain-containing protein, whose amino-acid sequence is MQQWLNQEFRIVVAYKTVHKIVRYKLNAKLKVPRPSSIKAKPEAQEAFKKTCHR